The stretch of DNA AAGTTCACGAAGTGCAGGTTTATCCCAAGATCTATGTCGGCAGGTCGTACGAGGTGAACTTTGAGTCCATTAATCATCTGCTCAAGGTCTACGATTCGCTATCGATCGAAGAACTGAGAAGCATGCTGCTTGATATTGCCAACAACCGTTTTGAAATGGCTCCGCTTATGAAAGCGACGGTCGTCTAGACGCCATGGAAAGGAAAACGGCTTATGTCCCGAAAAGTGTTGTTTTGCGCAACGGTAGATTACCATTTCAGCGCCTTTCATTTACCTGTGCTTGAATGGTTCAAGCAGCGCGGCTGGGAGGTTCATGTCGCGGCCCGGGGCGAACTTGACCTGCCTTATGTGGACAAGAAATTTAATATCTCCATTGAGCGGTCGCCGCTTCGCCGGGGTAACTTGGAAGCTTATCGTCAGCTGAAGGAAATTATCCGGCAAAATGACTACCGGATTATTCATGCCCACACGCCGATGGGCGGTGTTCTGGCCCGGTTGGCCGCAGCTAATTCCCGTAACAATGGAACTCGGGTGATCTATACCGCTCATGGCTTTCATTTCTGCAAAGGGTCTTCGCTTACGAACTGGCTGCTGTATTACCCGATCGAGAAGGGTCTTTCCCGGCTGACGGATTGTCTGATTACGATTAACAACGAGGATTATCGCTTGGCTGCCCGGCGGAGGTTCAAAGCGCGGCAAATTGAGCATGTGCATGGCGTGGGCGTCAATACGGACAGATTCAAGCCGGTAACACAGGCGGAGAAGGCAAGACTCAGGCAGGATTTTCCCTACGGGCCGGATGATTTCCTGATGTTCTATGCCGCGGAATTCAACGGAAATAAAAATCATCAGCTGCTCATTCGCGCCTTGGCCCGGGCTCAAGCTCAAGAACCCGGGATCAAGCTTCTGCTCGCGGGAGAAGGCCCGCTGCAGGAACAAAGCCGCAAGCTGGCATCGGAGCTCGGGGTTGCGGACAAAGTGGATTTTCTCGGCTACCGGAAAGACATTGACCGGCTGCTGCCCATGTGCGATGCGGCGGTTTCGGCAAGTCTGCGGGAGGGACTGCCGGTAAATATTATGGAAGCGATGGCCTGCGGCCTTCCCGTTATCGCAACAAGAAACAGAGGTCATGCGGAACTCGTGATGCACGGGGAGAACGGATACATCGTTGAGCCGGATCAGGATGAGCCGTTCGCCGAGCATATGATTCACCTTTGCCAATCCATGGATTTACGGAGCAGGCTGGGCAAGAGAAGCCTGGAGCTTATCGAAGCTTATAAATTGCAATCGGTCGTAGAGGAGCTTGCATCTATCTACTCGAGGCATATGAGAGAGGAGGGGGGATATGAAGCCGGAAATCAGCATTATCATGCCCATATATAATATGGAGGCCTACTTGCCCAGATGTCTGGACAGTCTGCTGAGCCAAAGCTTTGGCGATCTGGAGATTATCGCGGTTAACGACGGTTCGACGGACGGCAGTCTCCCCATTCTCGAACAATATGCGGGCAGGGACAACCGCATGGTTCTCATCAACCGGAGCAACGGCGGCGTATCTTCGGCCCGTAATGAAGGCATGGGGCACGCGGCGGGAAGGTACATCGCCTTTGTCGATCCGGATGATTGGGTGGACCTTGAGATGTTTATGGCGATGCGCCAAGCGGCGGAGGACGAGGATGCGGATATCGTCATGTGCACGTATTTGCGCGAGTTCGGTACGCACGCGAAAGAGAAAGTATACCGGCTGCCGGATGTTCGGGTATACCGAGGCGAAGAGGTTCAGGAGCATATTACGAGACGGCTGTTTGGTCCGCTGAGAGAGGAACTGGCGCAGCCTGATTTTTTGGACGCATGGGGAACCGTGTGGGGCAAGCTGTACCGTGCGGATCTGATTCACAGAGCGGCCGCCTCTTTTACCGACCTTGAAATTATCGGAACCAATGAGGATTCACTCTTCAACATCCATGTATGCCATTATGCCCGCTCCTTCGTCTTTCTGGGACGCCCGTTCTATCATTACTGGAAATCCAACACTTCGTCCATTACTTCCCGCTACAACCCCTTGTTGGAGAGTAAATTCAGCAAGCTGTACGGTCATATGAACTCTTTTATACAAGAGCATGAACTGCCGGCGGAATATACTCAGGCGCTCCGTAACCGGGTGTGTATCAATATACTGGGACTCGGTCTCAACATTATTAGTGAAGATTACAAGGCATCGCCTTTTGCGAAAATCAAGGATATTCATTCGCTTGTTTCAAAGCGGGAAGTGGTCTCGGCTTTTGCCGGATTTGAGCTGAGGTGCTGCACCAAAGCCTGGAGAGTCTTTTTCCTGCTGGGAAAATGGAGATGGGCTGCCGGGATTTATCTGATGCTGAAAGTAATTAACCAATTGCGAATCAAGAATACGAGAGGTGTGGACAATGGAACCCGTTCGAATTCTTCAGGTCGTCACCATGATGAATCGGGGCGGACTGGAGACTATGCTCATGAACTACTACCGTCAGATGGACCGCGGCAAAATTCAGTTTGATTTTATGGTTCACCGGCTGGAAAGAGGCCACTATGATGACGAAATCGAATCGCTTGGCGGAACCATCTTTCGAATGCCGCCGATCAGACCGGGAAATTACCGGCTTTACTTTAAAAAATTGGCGGAGTTTTTTGGCACACACTCCGAATACCGCGTCGTTCATTCCCACATCAATGAGAACAGCAGCTTTGTTCTGCGTGCGGCGAAGCAGGCCGGAATTCCGTGCCGGATCGCGCACAGCCACTTAAGCGATTTAAGACTGGATCTGAAATTCCCTTTCCGCGTATACGCGAAAGCTGTCATGAAAGATAATCCAACCCGGTATTTTGCCTGCTCGAAGAACGCGGGTCGCTGGCTGTTCGGCAAAGGGATTGAGAAGACAGACGATTTGATTGTCATGAATAACGCGATCAATCTTCAGGAGTTTGCATTAGACCTTTCCGTACGCGAACAGGTGAGAGATGAGCTTCAGGCGGGTGAACGTTTGGTTATCGGCCATGTCGGGCGGTTTAACGAGCAGAAGAACCACTCGTTTCTAATTGACATCTTTCACAGTGTCTACCGGAGAAACCGCAATGTGCTTCTGGTTCTGGTTGGAGCGGGACATCTGGAGCCGGCGATACGGCGTAAAGTCGAAAAGCTGGGATTAAGCGGCAATGTAGCCTTTCTGGGCGTCCGTTCGGATATTTCCAGGCTGATGCAGGGCATGGACCTGTTCCTGTTCCCTTCCCTGTACGAAGGGCTGCCTGTCGTTCTCGTCGAAGCGCAGGCTGCAGGACTAAGATGTATCGCGTCCAGCGCAATTACCAAAGAGGCGGATTTAACGGGCAGGGTGCGGTTTATCGGATTGCAGGAATCCTCTGACCACTGGGCGCTGGCGGTGCTGGATTCTTCCTATGAGCATGCGGATACATCGGAGCAGCTGCGCGAAAGCGGATATGACTCCGCGCAGACCGCCGAATGGCTGGCCTCCTTCTACCATTCGGCGTGGCGGCCAATTCTTAACCCGAGGTGAGCACAATGGTTCCTTCGCTTACGGTCTTTACCCCAACTTACAATAGAGCGCATACCCTCCATTTATGCTATGAGAGCCTGCTTAGGCAGTCCTGCAAGGATTTTGTCTGGCTGATTATCGACGACGGCTCCACAGACCGGACCAAGGAACTGGTAGAGGCCTGGATAAACGAAGGCAGAATGGCCATCCGTTATCACTATCAGGACAATCGGGGCATGCACGGCGCGCATAATGCGGCTTATGAACGGATCGATACAGAGCTTAACGTCTGCATTGATTCGGATGATTATTTAGCCGATGATGCGGTGGATCAAATCCTCTCGTTCTGGAAGAAGCACGGAAGCGAGCAGTATGCCGGCATTGTGGGCCTGGACGCCGCGCCGGACGGGGAGATTATCGGAACGGGCATGCCGGAGGGGCTGAAAGCGTCGACACTGAACGGCCTGTATGCCAAGTGGAAGGTCAAAGGCGACAAGAAGCTGGTGTACCGTACCGCCATGACAAGCTGCGTTCCGCCGTACCCGATTTTTCCGGGAGAGAAATACGTTCCGCTCTCTTACAAATATCTGCTGATCGATCAGCAGCTTCCGCTATTGGTCATGAACGAGGTACTCTGCCATGTAGAATACAGAACCGACGGATCAAGCCTGAACATGATGAATCAATACCGCAAAAACCCGCGGGGCTTCGCTTTTTTTCGGAAAGTGGCGATGGTGTATGCGCCTTCGTTCAAGGAAAGGCTTCGCGAAGCGGTCCATTACGTGTCCAGCAGCTTGATCATGGGCAACCGGAAGTTTATTGCGGAGTCCCCCCGGAAGGGAATGACTGTGCTGGCGCTTCCGCTGGGAGGCTTGCTGTACCTGTACATTCGGCGGACACAGCGCGCAGCGCCGATTTCCGCGAAAGAAACGCCGGGCAAGATCAGGCCGGTTCAGGAGAGTGACTCCCAATGAACGTATTATGGATTCTCTTGGCTTTTGCCTATCTGTTCTCGCTTTCGGCCAGGTACTTTTCCACGCCGGACGCATCTCTTCCTGCAACCGTCAGACCGAATCGCGTCCTGTTCCTCACTACGGCCGTTATGTTCTGTCTCGTTTCCGGGCTCCGTAATAATATCGGCGATACGGAGATGTATATCCATTCATATCTCACAGATGATTTCACTTGGCAGTATGTCTGGACCAACGACGATATCGGCTTTAATATTTTTCAAAAATTCTTGAAGCTGTACACGAACGATCCGCAGTACATGATTGTGATTACGGCGTTTGTCACCAACATGCTCATTATTATGATGCTGTATAAATATGCGCGGCTGTTCGAACTGGGCGTGTATATCTACATTACTTCCGGCGCGTTTATCGTCTCCATGAACGGAATCCGGCAGTATTTGGCGACTTCGATCGTGTTCGCCGCGACAAAATATCTGTTTGAAGGGAACTGGAAGAGGTATATCCCGGTTGTCCTGTTCGCTTCTTTGTTTCATCAAAGCGCTCTGATCCTGATTCCGATCTTTTTCATCGTCCGCAGAAAGGCTTGGACAACCTCGACCCTGATGCTGCTCGGCGTCGCCGTTCTGATCGTCTTTGGATATAGCCAATTTTCAGAAATTTTGTTCTCGGCGATCAAGGATACGCAGTATGGTGTGTACCAGACTTTATCGGAGGGCGGCGCCAATATCGTGCGGGTAGCCTTTTTCGGATTACCGCTGGTCATCGCTTATCTTGGCAGGAAGAAGCTGAGCGCGCAGTTCCCCGAAATCGATATTATTGTCAATATGTCGCTGATCGGATTTGTATTGATGCTGATCGCTACCCAGAACTGGATTTTTGCCAGACTGGCGATATATTTTACCCTTTATCAGATTTTGCTTACGGCATGGATGGTGAAGGCGTTCCGGAGAAAGGATCAGAAGCTGGTGTATCTGGCCCTCTTGATCGTATACCTCATCTATTTCTTCTATGAAAATGTGATCACTCTCGGCATCGATTATAGAAGCGACTTTATCACCTGGTTCAACTAAGGAGGCTGACGGATGAATTCTTCGACGAAGATCCCCAAGGTTGTCCATTACTGCTGGTTCGGCCGCGGCGAGAAGCCGGGAAAGCTTCAAAAATGCATCAAGAGCTGGCACAAGCATCTGCCCGGCTATCAATTTGTGGAATGGAACGAGGACAACTTCGACGTCACGGTTAACCGGTATGTGAAGGAAGCCTATGAACACCGAAAATATGCGTTTGTCAGCGACTATGTTCGGCTGCACGCTTTATACACCCACGGCGGAATCTACATGGATACGGATGTTGAAGTGATCCGGCCGCTGGATCGCTTTCTGGAACTGGAGGCTTTCTCTGGGTTTGAGGATGGGCATTTTCTGCAATCGGGCACGATGGGGGCAGTGGCCGGCCACAGCTGGATCAAGGAGCTGCTGGATTATTACGAGGGCCGGAGCTTTCTCCTGCCGGACGGCTCGCCGGATACCACGACTAACACGGCTGTGATCAGCGAAATCTGCATACGGCACGGTCTGGAGCTTAACGGAAAGTATCAGGTGACGGAGAACGGAGTAGCCTTCTATCCCCGGACTTATTTTAGTCCTTACGATTACATCAATGGTGGAAGCTACCTGAGCGGGGAGAGCTATACGATTCATCATTTTGCGCAGTCTTGGCTTCCGCTTCATGTCCGAATAAGGAGCGGCGTGAAACGGACGGTCAGCCGGGTAGTCGGGCCGGAGAATATTGCAAGAATGAGGAAGATGTTCTCATAGGGGGGATTCGTATGAAAAGGGCATTTGATCTGGCGGTATCGCTGGCATTATTGATTGTGCTGTCGCCAGTTATCACGGGAACGGCCTGGCTGGTGCGGATAAAGCTCGGTTCGCCGATTCTGTTCAAGCAGCGGAGGCCCGGACTGCACGGCAAGCCGTTCGATGTATATAAATTCAGGACGATGACGGATGAGAAGGACGATTCGGGCCAGCTTCTATCCGACCATATCCGCCTTACCCCATTCGGGCAATTCCTTCGAAAATACAGCCTTGACGAGCTTCCCCAGTTGTGGAATGTGGTTAAAGGCGATATTAGTCTAGTCGGCCCCAGACCGCTGCTCATGAGCTATTTGGAGTTGTATACGGAAGAGCAGGCCCGGCGTCATTTGGTCAAGCCGGGAATTACCGGATGGGCTCAGGTGAACGGGCGAAACGCGATTTCCTGGGAAGAGAAATTTAAGCTCGATACGTGGTATGTCGATCATTACAGCTTCGCTCTGGATCTGAAGATTTTGGCCTTGACCCTGCTTAAAGTCGTCAGACCGGAAGGCGTCAGCAGCGGAAATCACGTCACTATGCCCGTATTTCAGGGGGGCGTAAACAAAGAAGAAGGAAGTCGAGGTTGATGATGATGGCAAATGAACGGATTTTTCTGTCTCCGCCCCATATGAGCGGACGGGAGCAGCTATATATTGATGAAGCGTTTGATACGAACTGGATTGCGCCGCTCGGCCCCAATGTCGATGCCTTCGAACGGGAGATTGCCGAATATACGGGCGCGGGCGGAGCGGTTGCCCTGAGCTCGGGCACGGCCGCCATCCATATTGCGCTCCGTCTGCTTGGTGTAGGGCCAGGAGATCGGGTGTTTTGCTCAAGCTTTACCTTCGTTGCGAGCGCCAATCCCGTGTGTTATGTCGGAGCGGAGCCGGTATTCATCGATTCCGAGCCGCAGACCTGGAACATGTCGCCCGAAGCGCTGGAACGGGCGCTTGAAGAAGCAGATCTGGAGGGCCGTTTGCCCAAGGCGGTTATCGTCGTTCATTTGTACGGGCAGAGCGCCAAGATGAAGGAACTATTGGCCCTATGCAACCGGTATGAAGTGCCAATTATTGAGGATGCCGCGGAATCGCTGGGCTCCACCTATGAAGGCAGGGCGAGCGGTACCCTTGGCAAGTTCGGCATTTACTCGTTCAACGGCAACAAGATCATTACGACCTCCGGCGGCGGCATGATTGTATCCGATGATGAAGAGGCGCTGACCAAGGCGCGCTTCCTGGCGACCCAGGCGAGAGATCAAGCGCCGCATTATCAGCATAGC from Paenibacillus sophorae encodes:
- a CDS encoding glycosyltransferase family 2 protein, producing the protein MKPEISIIMPIYNMEAYLPRCLDSLLSQSFGDLEIIAVNDGSTDGSLPILEQYAGRDNRMVLINRSNGGVSSARNEGMGHAAGRYIAFVDPDDWVDLEMFMAMRQAAEDEDADIVMCTYLREFGTHAKEKVYRLPDVRVYRGEEVQEHITRRLFGPLREELAQPDFLDAWGTVWGKLYRADLIHRAAASFTDLEIIGTNEDSLFNIHVCHYARSFVFLGRPFYHYWKSNTSSITSRYNPLLESKFSKLYGHMNSFIQEHELPAEYTQALRNRVCINILGLGLNIISEDYKASPFAKIKDIHSLVSKREVVSAFAGFELRCCTKAWRVFFLLGKWRWAAGIYLMLKVINQLRIKNTRGVDNGTRSNSSGRHHDESGRTGDYAHELLPSDGPRQNSV
- a CDS encoding aminotransferase class I/II-fold pyridoxal phosphate-dependent enzyme → MANERIFLSPPHMSGREQLYIDEAFDTNWIAPLGPNVDAFEREIAEYTGAGGAVALSSGTAAIHIALRLLGVGPGDRVFCSSFTFVASANPVCYVGAEPVFIDSEPQTWNMSPEALERALEEADLEGRLPKAVIVVHLYGQSAKMKELLALCNRYEVPIIEDAAESLGSTYEGRASGTLGKFGIYSFNGNKIITTSGGGMIVSDDEEALTKARFLATQARDQAPHYQHSVMGYNYRLSNLLAGVGRAQLLVLDERVEARRAVFENYREAFEGLKGVEFMPELPDTRSNRWLTTLTIDEEETGVKISHLLKALADGNIEARPLWKPLHLQPIFENALFYPHSETLCVSEQLFQSGICLPSGSSMTLEQQQRVINCVQRSLGKVVNPAR
- a CDS encoding sugar transferase, producing the protein MKRAFDLAVSLALLIVLSPVITGTAWLVRIKLGSPILFKQRRPGLHGKPFDVYKFRTMTDEKDDSGQLLSDHIRLTPFGQFLRKYSLDELPQLWNVVKGDISLVGPRPLLMSYLELYTEEQARRHLVKPGITGWAQVNGRNAISWEEKFKLDTWYVDHYSFALDLKILALTLLKVVRPEGVSSGNHVTMPVFQGGVNKEEGSRG
- a CDS encoding glycosyltransferase family 32 protein produces the protein MNSSTKIPKVVHYCWFGRGEKPGKLQKCIKSWHKHLPGYQFVEWNEDNFDVTVNRYVKEAYEHRKYAFVSDYVRLHALYTHGGIYMDTDVEVIRPLDRFLELEAFSGFEDGHFLQSGTMGAVAGHSWIKELLDYYEGRSFLLPDGSPDTTTNTAVISEICIRHGLELNGKYQVTENGVAFYPRTYFSPYDYINGGSYLSGESYTIHHFAQSWLPLHVRIRSGVKRTVSRVVGPENIARMRKMFS
- a CDS encoding EpsG family protein, whose product is MNVLWILLAFAYLFSLSARYFSTPDASLPATVRPNRVLFLTTAVMFCLVSGLRNNIGDTEMYIHSYLTDDFTWQYVWTNDDIGFNIFQKFLKLYTNDPQYMIVITAFVTNMLIIMMLYKYARLFELGVYIYITSGAFIVSMNGIRQYLATSIVFAATKYLFEGNWKRYIPVVLFASLFHQSALILIPIFFIVRRKAWTTSTLMLLGVAVLIVFGYSQFSEILFSAIKDTQYGVYQTLSEGGANIVRVAFFGLPLVIAYLGRKKLSAQFPEIDIIVNMSLIGFVLMLIATQNWIFARLAIYFTLYQILLTAWMVKAFRRKDQKLVYLALLIVYLIYFFYENVITLGIDYRSDFITWFN
- a CDS encoding glycosyltransferase family 2 protein, with the translated sequence MVPSLTVFTPTYNRAHTLHLCYESLLRQSCKDFVWLIIDDGSTDRTKELVEAWINEGRMAIRYHYQDNRGMHGAHNAAYERIDTELNVCIDSDDYLADDAVDQILSFWKKHGSEQYAGIVGLDAAPDGEIIGTGMPEGLKASTLNGLYAKWKVKGDKKLVYRTAMTSCVPPYPIFPGEKYVPLSYKYLLIDQQLPLLVMNEVLCHVEYRTDGSSLNMMNQYRKNPRGFAFFRKVAMVYAPSFKERLREAVHYVSSSLIMGNRKFIAESPRKGMTVLALPLGGLLYLYIRRTQRAAPISAKETPGKIRPVQESDSQ
- a CDS encoding glycosyltransferase family 1 protein translates to MNYYRQMDRGKIQFDFMVHRLERGHYDDEIESLGGTIFRMPPIRPGNYRLYFKKLAEFFGTHSEYRVVHSHINENSSFVLRAAKQAGIPCRIAHSHLSDLRLDLKFPFRVYAKAVMKDNPTRYFACSKNAGRWLFGKGIEKTDDLIVMNNAINLQEFALDLSVREQVRDELQAGERLVIGHVGRFNEQKNHSFLIDIFHSVYRRNRNVLLVLVGAGHLEPAIRRKVEKLGLSGNVAFLGVRSDISRLMQGMDLFLFPSLYEGLPVVLVEAQAAGLRCIASSAITKEADLTGRVRFIGLQESSDHWALAVLDSSYEHADTSEQLRESGYDSAQTAEWLASFYHSAWRPILNPR
- a CDS encoding glycosyltransferase family 4 protein: MSRKVLFCATVDYHFSAFHLPVLEWFKQRGWEVHVAARGELDLPYVDKKFNISIERSPLRRGNLEAYRQLKEIIRQNDYRIIHAHTPMGGVLARLAAANSRNNGTRVIYTAHGFHFCKGSSLTNWLLYYPIEKGLSRLTDCLITINNEDYRLAARRRFKARQIEHVHGVGVNTDRFKPVTQAEKARLRQDFPYGPDDFLMFYAAEFNGNKNHQLLIRALARAQAQEPGIKLLLAGEGPLQEQSRKLASELGVADKVDFLGYRKDIDRLLPMCDAAVSASLREGLPVNIMEAMACGLPVIATRNRGHAELVMHGENGYIVEPDQDEPFAEHMIHLCQSMDLRSRLGKRSLELIEAYKLQSVVEELASIYSRHMREEGGYEAGNQHYHAHI